In Nitrosarchaeum sp., the following proteins share a genomic window:
- a CDS encoding deoxyhypusine synthase, with protein sequence MIEPGRPVKDIQIDSNTSIEKIFDEISKSGGFESVNLSDGLDILTTMISDKECLKFVSFVGAVISTGLRGIIKDMIKNKWFDVAITTCGALDHDIARHFSNYKEGSFTMDDGELADQHIHRLGNILVPMESYGPLIEEKMQSFLDEEYKKGVKEMSTAEICKMIGKHLGENSFLYWAYKNNIDVVVPGIMDGAVGSQIWLFTQKHNDFKLNITADSELLSGLIFKAKKSGALMIGGGISKHHTLWWNQYREGLDYAFYITTAQEFDGSLSGALVREAISWGKVTQQARQSTLHAEVTTILPFIYAALSAKLKKIIG encoded by the coding sequence ATGATAGAGCCCGGTCGTCCTGTAAAAGACATTCAAATAGATTCAAACACGTCGATAGAAAAAATCTTTGACGAGATATCTAAATCAGGTGGATTTGAATCAGTTAATCTTTCAGATGGTCTTGACATCTTAACAACTATGATTTCGGATAAAGAATGCCTAAAGTTTGTGTCCTTTGTAGGAGCTGTAATATCTACAGGATTAAGAGGGATCATCAAAGACATGATAAAAAACAAGTGGTTTGACGTTGCAATTACAACTTGTGGAGCTTTGGATCATGACATTGCTAGACATTTTTCAAATTACAAAGAGGGGTCATTCACTATGGATGATGGGGAATTGGCAGATCAACACATTCACAGACTTGGAAATATTTTAGTACCAATGGAAAGCTATGGTCCACTCATTGAAGAAAAGATGCAGTCATTTTTAGACGAAGAATACAAAAAAGGAGTAAAAGAAATGTCGACAGCAGAAATATGCAAGATGATTGGAAAACATTTAGGAGAAAATTCATTTCTGTATTGGGCTTACAAAAATAATATTGATGTGGTAGTACCTGGGATTATGGACGGAGCAGTAGGTAGTCAAATATGGTTATTCACACAAAAACATAATGATTTTAAATTAAACATTACGGCAGATTCAGAACTATTATCAGGATTAATATTCAAAGCAAAAAAATCAGGAGCTTTGATGATTGGGGGAGGAATTTCAAAACACCATACATTATGGTGGAATCAGTACAGAGAGGGTTTAGATTATGCATTTTATATTACAACTGCACAAGAATTTGATGGTAGTTTAAGCGGTGCACTTGTAAGAGAAGCTATTTCATGGGGAAAGGTCACACAACAGGCAAGACAGTCTACACTTCATGCAGAAGTTACAACCATTTTGCCTTTTATT
- the hsp20 gene encoding archaeal heat shock protein Hsp20 codes for MWFDNQFERAFRRLSDPFFATDDIFEFPNDSKIQTFGPYYYGYEMTIGPNGKPHVKEWGNVKPKGSLTELDVREPYVDESVDEKSRTLKMITEMPGIEKSDINVNIVEGVVEISAKHGDRKYSTKIPLKYKVDENSAKAQYTNGILELTLALAEEKPKGKRVSVE; via the coding sequence ATGTGGTTTGATAACCAATTCGAGAGAGCATTTCGAAGATTGTCTGATCCTTTTTTTGCCACGGATGACATCTTTGAATTTCCAAATGATTCAAAAATTCAAACATTTGGCCCGTATTACTATGGCTATGAGATGACCATAGGACCTAACGGAAAACCTCATGTAAAAGAATGGGGAAATGTAAAGCCTAAGGGTTCACTGACTGAGTTAGATGTCAGAGAACCATATGTGGACGAATCCGTTGACGAAAAAAGCCGTACTCTAAAGATGATTACAGAGATGCCAGGAATTGAAAAATCAGACATCAATGTAAACATAGTAGAAGGAGTAGTAGAGATTTCTGCCAAACATGGAGACAGAAAATACAGTACAAAAATTCCATTGAAGTACAAAGTAGATGAAAATTCAGCTAAGGCACAATACACCAATGGAATACTGGAGCTGACCTTGGCCCTTGCCGAAGAAAAACCAAAAGGCAAGAGAGTATCAGTAGAATAG